The following coding sequences lie in one Rutidosis leptorrhynchoides isolate AG116_Rl617_1_P2 chromosome 6, CSIRO_AGI_Rlap_v1, whole genome shotgun sequence genomic window:
- the LOC139854918 gene encoding DELLA protein GAI1-like, which produces MFPSKKVDHGKHADDEHSSDFLGPNCSDNGSRLDFDNLYVDFSSALYRGIIKCTKDSSCDNVSSKVDDETVHVSSCNIKTVKVKDKTLSTNARIELASQLFIEYYSSKIDEIADLAHPFAVFASGQSYDEAKDIELLITLLASVEKTSQLQFDSASQLIETCNNMSSDEGNPVERLVYYFSAAICEKINKETGKVSCNVSEIKEMIDLHEASMSVDKCVLSFHQNVPLLGICLYGAVYSIIEKIKGSRQVHLIDLDIRCGLKYKVMLQNLANQEWDLDLFKITAVCTRAESKIKDTGTSLAEFAKSMNIPFSYKVVMVADILDFNTKLLELNEDEKVAVCAPFFFSTLISKPNSLEYLMSVIRKINPCITVMIEIEANHTTPTFENRFTEAMFFYGALFDCMSYCMADDDRYRKVCESIYFGQSIRNIVAADGDERTVRHIGVDVWRLFFARFGMVEIEVSDESVSEAKSLITSSDCGNACSIRVDGGCLLIDWKDIPVFSVSSWKSV; this is translated from the exons ATGTTTCCTTCCAAGAAAGTTGATCATGGTAAACATGCAGATGATGAACATTCTTCTGACTTTTTGGGACCCAATTGCTCTGATAACGGGTCAAGGCTCGATTTTGATAATCTTTATGTCGATTTTTCTTCTGCACTTTATCGGGGCATCATAAAGTGTACAAAAGATTCATCTTGTGATAACGTATCAAGTAAAGTTGATGACGAAACGGTTCATGTTTCAAGCTGCAATATTAAAACCGTTAAGGTAAAAGATAAAACATTATCAACAAATGCAAGAATCGAGTTGGCGAGTCAGTTGTTTATCGAATATTATTCTTCAAAAATCGATGAAATCGCTGACCTGGCGCATCCGTTTGCTGTGTTTGCATCTGGGCAATCATATGATGAAGCTAAAGATATTGAACTACTAATTACTCTTCTAGCTTCAGTTGAAAAAACCAGTCAACTCCAGTTTGACAGTGCAAGTCAACTCATTGAAACATGTAATAACATGTCTTCTGATGAAGGTAACCCTGTTGAAAGATTAGTTTATTATTTTTCTGCAGCGATTTGTGAAAAAATAAACAAGGAGACAGGTAAAGTGTCGTGTAACGTATCTGAAATTAAAGAAATGATCGATCTTCATGAAGCTTCGATGAGCGTCGATAAATGCGTTTTATCGTTTCATCAGAACGTTCCATTGTTGGGAATTTGTCTGTACGGTGCAGTTTATTCGATAATTGAAAAGATAAAAGGATCTAGACAAGTTCATTTAATTGATCTTGATATAAGGTGTGGTTTGAAATACAAAGTAATGTTGCAAAATCTTGCGAATCAAGAATGGGATCTGGATCTATTTAAGATAACTGCTGTTTGTACAAGAGCCGAATCGAAGATCAAAGATACCG GGACGAGTCTTGCCGAGTTTGCAAAGTCGATGAACATCCCATTTAGTTACAAGGTAGTTATGGTAGCCGATATACTCGATTTCAACACAAAGCTTCTAGAACTTAATGAAGACGAAAAGGTAGCCGTTTGTGCACCATTCTTTTTCTCAACTCTAATCTCAAAACCAAATAGCCTCGAATACCTAATGAGTGTAATACGAAAAATTAATCCATGTATAACTGTGATGATTGAGATAGAAGCAAACCATACAACACCAACATTTGAAAACCGTTTCACCGAAGCTATGTTCTTCTATGGTGCACTTTTTGACTGTATGTCATATTGTATGGCCGATGATGATCGATACAGAAAGGTATGTGAGTCGATATATTTTGGCCAATCAATACGTAATATTGTGGCAGCTGATGGAGATGAGAGGACAGTTAGACACATTGGTGTTGATGTTTGGAGATTGTTTTTTGCTCGATTTGGTATGGTGGAGATTGAAGTAAGCGATGAGTCAGTTTCTGAAGCGAAATCGCTTATTACTAGCTCTGATTGTGGGAATGCGTGTTCGATTCGTGTTGATGGTGGTTGTTTGCTTATTGATTGGAAAGATATACCAGTTTTCTCTGTTTCTTCTTGGAAATCGGTATGA
- the LOC139856202 gene encoding UPF0481 protein At3g47200-like, producing the protein MDLDIHGSHSRASKEIVLDEQFVNLVSSIKKKMANVTESGRICKVPERFYLENERKYFPQVVSIGPYHHGNEKLKATEERKWQYFNTLLSRAINVETRLQKCVEVLKQGEDRARNCYGEEIHMNSDEFVEMMLIDGCFVIELFYKSCCKGIRRRGDPYLGTYHVFSQLRRDLILLENQIPFFVLQHLFNLTPTPKQCGDYSLVELSFRFFKKTVPDDLHNVQDKYGQEIHHLLDLVHQSFIPKTHIFQPQLELRSQNMPTATQLDKRGTEIKKSNSRSVLEVKFNNGILIIPALTHHDLMEIGLRNLVAMENCCYDAMKYISSYVFLMKRLIHTIDDAKILRKKGIIDKDEEFVTLFSKIPVDVEAKDFYYGDLCEELSNFTKVGQSIWYARKVRNCVTKFLREL; encoded by the coding sequence ATGGACTTAGATATTCATGGATCGCATAGTCGAGCTTCGAAAGAGATCGTACTAGATGAACAATTTGTGAATCTTGTTTCATCCATCAAGAAGAAAATGGCGAACGTAACTGAATCTGGTCGTATATGCAAAGTTCCCGAGCGTTTTTATTTGGAGAATGAACGGAAATATTTTCCGCAAGTGGTCTCTATTGGCCCTTATCATCATGGCAATGAGAAGTTAAAGGCCACGGAAGAAAGAAAATGGCAATATTTCAACACACTTCTCTCGCGTGCCATAAATGTGGAAACACGCTTACAAAAGTGTGTTGAGGTTTTAAAACAAGGGGAGGATCGAGCGCGAAACTGCTATGGGGAAGAAATTCATATGAACAGTGACGAGTTCGTTGAAATGATGTTGATCGATGGTTGTTTCGTTATTGAGCTTTTTTACAAATCTTGTTGTAAAGGTATTCGACGAAGAGGGGACCCATATCTCGGTACATACCACGTGTTTTCTCAATTAAGGCGCGACTTGATTTTACTTGAAAATCAAATCCCTTTTTTCGTTCTTCAACATTTGTTCAACCTTACGCCTACGCCTAAGCAATGTGGTGATTACTCGTTGGTCGAACTGTCTTTTCGTTTTTTCAAAAAGACAGTTCCCGACGACTTGCACAATGTTCAAGACAAATACGGGCAAGAAATCCACCATCTACTTGATCTAGTTCACCAATCGTTTATACCTAAAACGCACATCTTCCAACCACAACTAGAACTACGGTCCCAAAACATGCCAACCGCAACTCAACTTGATAAGCGAGGAACCGAGATCAAGAAAAGCAACTCTCGAAGCGTCTTAGAAGTAAAGTTTAACAATGGTATACTAATAATCCCGGCTTTAACACATCATGATCTCATGGAAATTGGGTTGAGAAACCTTGTTGCAATGGAGAATTGTTGTTATGATGCAATGAAGTATATATCGTCGTACGTGTTCCTAATGAAACGCTTGATCCATACGATTGATGACGCGAAAATTCTTCGTAAGAAGGGAATTATTGACAAAGATGAAGAATTTGTGACTTTGTTCAGTAAAATACCAGTGGATGTTGAAGCAAAAGATTTCTACTATGGAGACTTGTGTGAAGAACTCAGTAATTTTACTAAAGTTGGCCAAAGTATTTGGTATGCAAGAAAAGTTAGAAATTGTGTCACCAAATTCTTACGAGAATTGTAA